A window of the Glaciimonas sp. CA11.2 genome harbors these coding sequences:
- a CDS encoding copper resistance CopC family protein: MQKLYFSSVRTFLRQIALITFGAICLGGIGQAFAHAHPETQSPSAGAVVSTPQEVRITYDEALEPAFSSLIVSNAQGKQINSAKAEVDSTTHKTMHVPLPTLPTGVYHVKWVAVADDGHRTQGTYTFTVK, encoded by the coding sequence ATGCAAAAACTTTATTTTTCATCCGTTCGAACCTTCCTGCGCCAGATTGCGCTGATCACATTCGGCGCAATTTGCTTAGGTGGCATTGGTCAAGCCTTTGCCCACGCGCATCCTGAGACGCAATCGCCATCGGCAGGTGCGGTCGTCAGTACACCGCAAGAAGTTCGCATCACGTATGACGAAGCGCTGGAACCAGCATTCAGCAGCCTGATCGTCAGTAATGCGCAAGGCAAGCAAATCAACAGCGCCAAGGCCGAAGTTGATAGCACGACGCACAAGACTATGCATGTGCCCTTGCCAACGCTGCCAACAGGCGTTTATCACGTGAAATGGGTTGCGGTAGCAGACGATGGACACCGTACGCAAGGCACTTATACCTTCACGGTCAAGTGA
- a CDS encoding SfnB family sulfur acquisition oxidoreductase, translating to MPNSTTFLAPIPNATVEKKPFSQVDKVRVVSVITSDDEALVIARQLAAEFLVEAGLRDQTRQLPWNELERYVCSGLWAISIPKEYGGAGVSNVTLAEVIAIISSADGSIGQIPQNHFYAVEILRVNGTESQKQFFFERVLLGDRFGNALAELGTRTSQDRTTRLTPDGKGFRINGRKFYATGALYADWIPTSVIDDDGIQQLAFVPRSAEGLTITDDWSGFGQRTTGSGSVLLENVTVDANHIVSFQAAFERPTHIGPFAQLLHAAIDLGLARAAITDTIGFVRSRSRPWVDSGAQRASEDPLTIHEVGNLTIHLHAAEALLERAGRWVDQAAAHPDEESVAAASIAVAEARVLTTEISLLAGSKLFELAGSQSTLAEHNLDRHWRNARTHTLHDPVRWKYFAVGNYYLNGKKPPRHGAI from the coding sequence ATGCCAAATAGCACTACTTTTTTAGCACCAATACCCAACGCGACCGTTGAAAAAAAGCCATTTTCTCAAGTCGATAAGGTGCGGGTCGTTTCGGTCATTACTAGTGATGATGAAGCGCTCGTCATTGCGCGCCAGCTTGCGGCTGAATTTTTAGTTGAAGCGGGACTGCGTGATCAGACCAGACAATTGCCGTGGAATGAGTTGGAGCGCTATGTATGCTCCGGGTTATGGGCTATTTCCATTCCCAAAGAATATGGTGGCGCCGGCGTGTCAAATGTGACGTTGGCGGAAGTTATTGCCATCATTTCCAGTGCCGATGGGTCAATTGGTCAGATTCCGCAGAATCACTTTTATGCGGTTGAAATTTTACGTGTCAACGGAACCGAATCGCAGAAACAATTTTTCTTTGAACGGGTGTTGCTAGGTGACCGGTTTGGGAATGCGCTGGCGGAACTTGGTACGCGAACCTCGCAAGATCGCACTACAAGATTAACCCCGGATGGCAAAGGCTTCCGCATCAATGGCCGCAAGTTCTATGCAACTGGCGCGTTATACGCCGATTGGATACCGACTTCAGTCATTGATGACGATGGTATCCAGCAATTAGCTTTTGTTCCGCGCAGTGCAGAGGGTTTGACGATTACCGATGACTGGTCCGGGTTTGGTCAACGCACTACCGGAAGTGGTTCAGTGCTATTAGAAAATGTTACGGTTGATGCAAATCACATCGTGTCGTTTCAAGCAGCTTTTGAACGACCTACCCATATCGGGCCATTTGCGCAATTGCTTCACGCAGCAATCGATTTAGGCCTGGCGCGGGCAGCGATCACCGACACGATCGGCTTTGTGCGGAGCCGATCTAGACCTTGGGTCGATAGCGGGGCGCAACGTGCGTCCGAAGATCCACTAACGATTCATGAGGTCGGTAATCTGACCATTCATCTTCACGCTGCAGAGGCATTACTAGAGAGAGCAGGGCGCTGGGTAGATCAAGCGGCGGCACATCCCGACGAGGAAAGCGTTGCTGCGGCCTCTATAGCAGTGGCTGAAGCGCGGGTATTGACCACTGAAATTTCCTTATTGGCAGGTAGCAAGCTGTTTGAATTAGCAGGTTCGCAATCGACTTTAGCAGAACATAACCTCGACCGCCATTGGCGTAATGCCCGTACGCACACGTTGCACGATCCGGTTCGCTGGAAGTATTTCGCTGTTGGAAATTACTATCTCAACGGTAAAAAGCCACCGCGTCACGGTGCAATTTAG
- a CDS encoding Fe2+-dependent dioxygenase: protein MLLEIPKVLNAEQLLLVRDKLNAAGDAWVDGRATAGHQGAQVKRNLQINEHAPIAIELGDLILAELERHPLFISATLPHHVYPPMFNLYQGGMAFGSHVDGAIRQVPGSRLKIRTDISVTLFLSEPDTYDGGELLIEDTYGVQSVKLPAGHMIVYPATSLHQVKPVTRGARLAAFFWVQSMIRDDGQRTLLYDLDSAIQRLNQSAADPHALVQLTGSYHNLLRMWTDI from the coding sequence ATGTTGTTAGAAATCCCCAAGGTATTGAACGCCGAGCAACTTCTTCTGGTGCGAGATAAACTAAACGCTGCGGGGGACGCATGGGTTGATGGTCGTGCGACGGCTGGCCATCAAGGCGCTCAGGTCAAGCGCAATTTGCAAATCAATGAACACGCGCCGATAGCAATTGAACTGGGTGATTTGATTTTGGCCGAGCTGGAGCGTCATCCTCTTTTTATCAGCGCCACACTGCCGCATCATGTCTATCCGCCGATGTTCAATCTGTATCAAGGCGGAATGGCGTTTGGCAGCCATGTTGACGGTGCAATAAGGCAGGTTCCGGGAAGTCGGCTCAAGATACGCACCGACATCTCGGTGACGCTTTTTTTGAGTGAACCGGATACCTACGACGGCGGAGAATTGCTGATCGAGGACACCTACGGTGTGCAGTCGGTCAAACTGCCGGCTGGCCATATGATCGTCTATCCGGCCACCAGTTTGCATCAGGTCAAGCCCGTAACACGTGGCGCGCGACTAGCCGCATTCTTCTGGGTCCAGAGCATGATTCGGGATGATGGACAACGGACTTTGTTATACGATCTGGATAGCGCGATTCAACGTCTTAATCAAAGCGCCGCCGATCCGCACGCGTTGGTCCAATTGACCGGTAGTTATCATAATTTGCTCCGCATGTGGACCGACATATAG
- a CDS encoding TonB-dependent siderophore receptor: MNRRLTPLAAALLAAFAAPVAMQQTAFAQTVQTTPAAQTTQAEATLPEVAVKSQIDKSDYNPVTSTVGGKVATQIRDIPQSVNVINRAVLEAQGAASLQEALRNVPGITIGGAEGGQIGNNFNLRGFSARTDMYLDGSRDRGQYYRDTYYLESVEVLKGPSSMLFGRGSTGGVINQVSKTPFLTDANQVSLSADTNGGVRSTGDFNRKLSDTSAFRIEMMGQQAKTNRDQMTNQDFGVAPSLRFGIGTPTEVTLSALISHNREMPDYGLPPVNNHPAQVSRDTFYGLNDDRTIQDVAIVSARVEHKINENVTLRNQTQYSDYVTNARETAANNVGTVTNGTFTALPTVSQGNTTALPLSQLYVKLASHDRNIHDQSLDNQTDLIAKFDTGTLKHTLIVGSEISHDEYDNAGTTRNNLPIVTMVDPVYQSQPSNVTTTVGNRAKSSANALAAYVNDTVALNKEWKLVGGVRWDRYQAELNNSIATGTPALTRADQTVNFTSVRAGVIYQPTDAQSYYASYGTSFNPSLEQLTVTSGLQNVAPETNKSYEIGAKWDLFNGDLSLTSAIFDIEKTNARSLVTTGVYQLDGDVRVTGFELGASGHITPQWQVIGGYTHLNPTVIHASAADGTQGKTLANTPRDNLTLWTTYNLTKIWEVGGGMLYMSSRFASNTNVVSAGGYTRFDATVAYHQPKYDLRLNLLNLTNKHYIDALIPSDGGRSVPGVGITLLASVNYRF; the protein is encoded by the coding sequence ATGAACCGACGTCTCACGCCATTGGCCGCCGCTTTGCTGGCAGCCTTTGCAGCGCCTGTTGCCATGCAGCAAACCGCCTTCGCACAAACCGTACAAACCACACCGGCTGCACAAACTACCCAAGCTGAAGCAACTTTACCTGAAGTCGCGGTCAAAAGTCAGATTGATAAATCAGACTACAATCCCGTCACAAGTACTGTTGGTGGCAAGGTTGCTACGCAGATTCGTGACATTCCGCAATCGGTGAATGTCATTAATCGTGCAGTTCTTGAAGCCCAGGGCGCTGCCTCGCTGCAAGAAGCGCTGCGCAATGTGCCGGGTATTACAATCGGCGGCGCTGAAGGCGGGCAAATCGGTAACAACTTCAATTTGCGTGGTTTTAGTGCGCGTACCGACATGTATCTCGATGGTTCGCGTGATCGCGGTCAGTATTATCGTGACACGTACTATTTGGAATCAGTCGAAGTGTTGAAGGGTCCTTCGTCGATGTTATTCGGCCGTGGATCAACTGGTGGCGTGATTAACCAAGTCAGCAAGACGCCATTTTTGACAGATGCGAATCAAGTATCTCTGAGCGCTGACACCAACGGCGGCGTGCGTTCGACGGGCGACTTTAATCGCAAGTTGTCCGATACTTCGGCGTTCCGCATCGAAATGATGGGGCAACAAGCAAAAACAAATCGTGACCAGATGACCAATCAGGATTTCGGTGTTGCTCCTTCGCTGCGTTTCGGCATCGGTACACCAACTGAAGTGACCTTGTCCGCGTTGATTTCACACAATCGCGAGATGCCGGATTATGGTCTGCCACCGGTAAATAATCATCCAGCGCAAGTCTCGCGCGATACTTTTTATGGTCTCAATGACGATCGTACTATTCAGGACGTCGCAATCGTCAGTGCGCGCGTTGAGCACAAGATTAACGAAAATGTGACCTTGCGTAATCAGACGCAGTACAGCGATTACGTCACGAATGCACGGGAAACAGCGGCTAATAACGTTGGTACAGTCACTAACGGTACCTTTACTGCATTGCCAACGGTTTCACAGGGCAACACGACTGCATTGCCTTTGAGTCAGCTTTATGTCAAGTTAGCTAGCCATGACCGTAACATTCATGACCAATCGTTAGACAATCAAACCGACTTGATCGCCAAGTTCGATACCGGCACGCTCAAGCATACCTTGATCGTTGGGTCTGAAATTAGCCACGACGAATATGACAATGCTGGCACTACGCGTAACAATTTGCCGATCGTCACAATGGTTGATCCCGTCTATCAATCACAACCGTCGAACGTCACCACAACGGTCGGCAATCGCGCCAAGTCTAGCGCGAATGCGCTGGCGGCCTATGTAAACGACACTGTCGCTTTAAATAAGGAATGGAAACTGGTTGGCGGCGTGCGTTGGGACCGCTATCAGGCTGAACTGAACAACAGCATCGCTACTGGTACGCCAGCGTTGACCCGCGCGGACCAAACGGTGAATTTCACCAGTGTTCGTGCTGGTGTGATTTATCAACCAACCGATGCGCAATCTTACTACGCGTCGTACGGCACTTCGTTCAATCCTTCATTGGAACAATTGACCGTCACTTCAGGTCTCCAGAACGTGGCTCCAGAGACGAATAAATCATATGAAATCGGTGCTAAATGGGATCTGTTCAATGGCGATCTGTCCCTCACATCGGCGATATTCGATATTGAAAAAACCAATGCGCGATCATTAGTCACGACAGGTGTTTATCAGCTCGACGGCGATGTGCGTGTTACCGGTTTTGAATTGGGTGCAAGCGGTCACATCACGCCGCAATGGCAAGTTATCGGCGGCTATACGCATTTGAATCCGACCGTCATACATGCCTCCGCAGCAGATGGCACGCAAGGTAAAACGCTAGCCAATACACCACGCGACAACTTGACTTTGTGGACTACCTATAACCTGACCAAAATTTGGGAAGTCGGCGGCGGTATGCTGTATATGTCGAGTCGTTTCGCCAGCAATACCAACGTGGTTTCTGCAGGTGGTTACACGCGTTTTGATGCTACTGTCGCGTATCATCAACCAAAATATGATCTGCGTTTGAATCTACTCAACTTGACCAATAAGCATTACATTGACGCGTTGATCCCTTCTGACGGTGGTCGTTCGGTTCCGGGTGTTGGCATCACGCTGCTAGCAAGCGTAAACTATCGTTTTTAG
- a CDS encoding copper resistance D family protein has protein sequence MGSVAANWLQPLFAAIMNAALAIAIGVVVLRPALRSAALSGAPSHRLDNITRWACWLLGVGLLAYYCFSTIAMTDSNLSDLPTSLWLVLTQSHFGEMLWLAFAAWIFLAIAVMAVNIPARRELFILGLIGFSFARAATGHAADQGFFSFWVLIHTAHILAATTWVGSVIVCALLSTDWKHWGLSQRSALAHRLSEVATWALLLVIGSGLFNVARTMGHASDIWASDYAWILLAKLCAVLIASGLGLRNRWYWLTQLDRNKNAGAAGFRRVLIAELIVLLVVLVLAAKLGTTMPVQ, from the coding sequence ATGGGATCGGTCGCCGCCAACTGGCTGCAACCATTGTTTGCGGCAATAATGAACGCTGCGCTGGCAATAGCGATTGGCGTGGTTGTGCTGCGACCAGCACTGAGATCGGCGGCGTTATCGGGGGCGCCATCTCACCGACTCGATAACATCACCCGCTGGGCTTGCTGGTTGCTCGGTGTTGGCCTGCTGGCGTATTACTGCTTCAGTACCATCGCAATGACCGACAGCAATCTTAGCGACCTTCCAACATCTTTATGGCTGGTATTAACGCAATCGCATTTTGGGGAGATGCTTTGGTTAGCGTTCGCCGCATGGATCTTCTTGGCAATTGCGGTCATGGCAGTCAACATTCCTGCACGTCGTGAGCTGTTTATACTTGGCCTGATCGGATTCTCATTTGCACGGGCCGCAACCGGGCACGCGGCAGATCAGGGGTTTTTCAGCTTTTGGGTATTGATTCACACGGCGCACATATTAGCGGCGACAACTTGGGTTGGATCGGTAATTGTCTGCGCGTTACTTAGCACCGACTGGAAGCATTGGGGTTTATCCCAACGCAGCGCGCTGGCGCATCGTCTCTCTGAAGTCGCCACGTGGGCTCTCCTCCTCGTCATTGGGAGCGGCTTGTTTAATGTAGCAAGAACGATGGGACATGCGAGCGATATCTGGGCTTCTGACTATGCCTGGATATTGCTGGCCAAACTGTGCGCCGTGCTGATTGCCTCCGGCTTAGGATTACGCAACCGCTGGTATTGGCTAACACAACTAGACCGCAATAAAAACGCCGGTGCAGCCGGTTTCAGGCGAGTATTGATAGCCGAACTGATCGTGCTGTTGGTCGTGCTGGTATTGGCTGCAAAGTTGGGAACGACGATGCCAGTGCAATAA
- a CDS encoding SfnB family sulfur acquisition oxidoreductase: MSVVTPQFIRTQIKGMPALPDFSTAAHRIQSDTEAIAIAQHLAHDFKQEAVVRDRERRLPVAEMVRFSTSGLGAITVPSSHGGAGVSWATLAEVIRIISVVDPAIGQIPQNHFGILNVLEQTGSESQKIFFYNAVLGGARLGNAGPERTTKNVLDVGTRITKISGNDNNYLLNGKRFYSTGALFADWIPTKALDESGRSVFVFVARQSPGLSIVDDWSGFGQRTTASGTVIFDQVRVSAQCVVPLEKIVDQANNTGPVSQLIQAAIDVGIARAALEDTVTFLHQKRCTPDDSSLALDTSDPFIVSDIGSLFIRLHAAEALLERAAITLDQMVSPINFEQMAEASVNVAEAKVLTTEIALDASEKLFELVGLETTSAKYNLDRHWRNARVHTLHDPVRWKYFSVGNYYLNEIAPPRHAWS; the protein is encoded by the coding sequence ATGTCAGTCGTTACGCCGCAATTCATCCGCACGCAAATAAAAGGAATGCCAGCCTTGCCAGATTTTTCAACAGCAGCACATCGTATACAGAGCGATACCGAGGCGATCGCAATAGCCCAACATCTGGCGCACGATTTTAAGCAGGAAGCTGTGGTTCGAGATCGCGAACGACGTTTACCGGTCGCTGAAATGGTACGCTTCTCTACTAGTGGTTTAGGGGCAATCACCGTTCCGTCATCGCATGGTGGTGCCGGAGTATCGTGGGCGACCCTGGCAGAGGTAATTAGAATTATTTCGGTCGTCGACCCGGCGATTGGGCAAATCCCGCAAAACCATTTTGGGATATTGAACGTTCTTGAACAAACGGGCAGTGAAAGCCAAAAAATATTTTTTTATAATGCGGTACTAGGTGGCGCACGACTAGGAAATGCAGGCCCCGAACGGACCACTAAAAACGTCCTGGATGTTGGGACGCGCATTACCAAAATAAGCGGTAATGATAATAACTATCTATTAAATGGCAAGCGCTTTTATTCAACCGGCGCTTTATTTGCAGATTGGATTCCAACTAAAGCGTTAGATGAATCTGGCCGCAGTGTATTTGTGTTTGTTGCACGGCAAAGTCCAGGATTAAGCATCGTGGATGATTGGTCCGGGTTTGGTCAGCGCACTACCGCCAGCGGTACAGTGATATTCGATCAGGTGCGCGTATCTGCGCAATGTGTCGTCCCTCTCGAAAAAATCGTTGATCAGGCCAATAATACTGGTCCGGTATCGCAATTAATACAAGCGGCGATTGATGTCGGAATAGCCCGGGCAGCGTTGGAAGATACGGTCACATTTTTGCACCAAAAAAGGTGTACACCTGACGATAGCAGTCTTGCACTTGATACCAGCGATCCTTTCATTGTTAGTGATATTGGTTCGCTATTTATACGCCTTCACGCCGCTGAGGCATTGTTGGAACGTGCCGCCATTACCCTTGATCAAATGGTATCGCCGATCAATTTTGAACAGATGGCCGAGGCCTCCGTTAATGTCGCCGAAGCCAAGGTGCTGACGACTGAAATTGCATTAGACGCCAGTGAAAAATTGTTTGAACTGGTTGGTTTAGAAACAACGTCAGCTAAATATAATCTTGATCGTCATTGGCGCAATGCACGGGTTCATACCCTACATGATCCGGTTCGATGGAAATATTTTTCGGTTGGAAATTATTATCTTAATGAGATTGCGCCACCTCGTCACGCGTGGAGTTGA
- a CDS encoding tyrosine-protein phosphatase — MSQNPTSPAATETSIDDSPAELQSLFQQVQNIRDLGGKIASDGRRIQTGRLLRSANPGLATATDIAQLQRFNLDVVIDFRTDGEKKSAETPFAHVFNWIADPIMVGNLSQLSVLSALQNGTADDSRAFMIAFYRDFPVRYQAQYRRFLQLAEKNHTILYHCTAGKDRTGFASLLLLSALGIDHADIIADYLESNRSNTTGNAQLQEQVKKLRLPKDVMAPLLSVEAAYLDAAQQVIDDDHGGMQHYLERVLGIDVARIRDNYLETI; from the coding sequence TTGTCACAAAACCCAACATCGCCAGCCGCTACAGAAACGTCAATTGACGACTCACCAGCCGAGCTGCAATCTTTATTCCAACAGGTGCAGAATATTCGCGACCTCGGCGGGAAAATCGCGTCGGATGGCAGACGGATTCAAACCGGACGACTACTTCGCAGCGCCAATCCCGGGCTGGCTACGGCGACTGATATCGCGCAATTACAGCGCTTTAATCTGGATGTGGTGATTGACTTTAGAACTGATGGTGAAAAGAAATCTGCGGAAACGCCATTTGCACATGTGTTTAACTGGATCGCTGATCCGATCATGGTGGGCAATCTGTCGCAATTGTCTGTTCTATCTGCATTGCAGAATGGCACCGCGGATGACAGTCGTGCATTCATGATCGCGTTCTATCGCGATTTTCCGGTGCGATACCAAGCCCAATACCGGCGTTTTTTACAGCTGGCAGAGAAAAATCACACTATTCTTTATCACTGCACGGCCGGAAAAGACAGGACTGGCTTCGCTAGTCTTCTGCTGCTATCCGCGCTCGGCATCGATCACGCGGATATTATTGCCGATTACCTGGAATCCAATCGCAGCAACACCACGGGGAATGCGCAACTACAGGAACAGGTCAAAAAGCTGCGATTACCGAAGGATGTAATGGCACCGTTGCTATCGGTCGAGGCGGCTTATCTGGATGCTGCCCAGCAAGTGATCGATGATGACCACGGCGGCATGCAGCATTATCTGGAAAGGGTTTTGGGGATAGATGTAGCGCGCATTCGTGATAATTATTTAGAAACGATTTGA
- a CDS encoding LLM class flavin-dependent oxidoreductase: protein MQKKKIVLNAFSMNCVNHINHGLWTHPRDESENYNDIAYWTDLAKLLERGKFDGLFLADIVGVYDVYQDSVDLTLRESIQLPVNDPLMLISAMAYVTEHLGFGVTVNLSYEQPFLFARKLSTLDHLTKGRIGWNIVTGYLESAAKAVGLSTQLDHDQRYDRADEFMEVVYKLWEGCWEDDAVLRDRNRRIYAQPDRVHKIIHHGDYYHVDAIHLSEPSLQRTPVLYQAGSSGRGQVFAGRHAESIFISSQTKEAARKLVANARQAAIAQGRKANDVKVFMGLTVVVAPTEKEAWDLYREYSEYASPEAGLAHFSSGTGIDFSKYEMDEPIRAVKNNAIESLTKAITNPDLEWTKRKLLDQLALGGRYATIIGSPSQVADALEDWMRDTDIDGFNLTRTVSPESFVAFVDLVIPELQRRGIYKTDYEEGSLRQKMFGNGNRLPEQHISARYRHHDRANSVLDVAV from the coding sequence ATGCAAAAAAAGAAAATTGTTCTCAACGCATTCAGTATGAACTGCGTGAACCATATTAACCATGGACTATGGACGCATCCGCGCGACGAGTCCGAGAATTATAACGATATCGCGTACTGGACAGATCTGGCAAAGTTGCTGGAGCGCGGTAAGTTTGATGGTTTATTCCTCGCCGATATTGTCGGCGTCTATGACGTCTATCAGGACTCCGTCGATTTGACCTTACGCGAGTCGATTCAACTGCCGGTCAATGATCCGTTGATGTTGATCTCGGCTATGGCGTATGTCACCGAGCATCTCGGCTTTGGCGTCACGGTCAATCTCAGCTATGAGCAGCCTTTCCTTTTTGCACGCAAGCTATCGACATTAGATCATCTGACAAAAGGACGCATTGGCTGGAATATTGTGACCGGTTATTTGGAAAGTGCTGCGAAAGCTGTTGGCTTGTCGACCCAACTAGATCACGATCAACGCTATGACCGCGCTGATGAATTTATGGAAGTGGTGTACAAGTTATGGGAGGGATGCTGGGAGGACGACGCCGTCCTGCGCGATCGCAACCGCCGCATTTATGCGCAGCCAGATCGTGTTCATAAAATTATTCATCATGGTGATTACTATCATGTTGACGCAATCCATTTGAGTGAGCCTTCATTGCAGCGAACGCCAGTACTTTATCAGGCTGGATCATCGGGGCGTGGTCAGGTGTTTGCCGGACGCCATGCCGAAAGTATTTTCATTTCAAGTCAAACCAAAGAAGCAGCCCGGAAGCTGGTCGCCAATGCGCGTCAGGCCGCTATAGCGCAAGGCCGCAAAGCCAACGACGTGAAAGTTTTCATGGGGTTGACGGTAGTGGTGGCACCTACTGAAAAAGAAGCATGGGATTTATATCGCGAATACAGTGAGTACGCCAGTCCGGAAGCAGGACTGGCTCATTTTTCCAGCGGAACTGGTATTGATTTTTCAAAATACGAAATGGACGAGCCGATACGCGCCGTCAAGAATAATGCCATCGAATCGCTCACCAAGGCGATTACAAATCCAGACCTTGAATGGACCAAACGAAAGTTGCTGGATCAATTGGCTTTGGGTGGACGTTACGCCACGATTATAGGATCGCCTTCGCAAGTTGCCGATGCGCTGGAGGATTGGATGCGTGATACGGATATTGATGGGTTTAATCTAACCCGAACGGTCAGTCCGGAAAGTTTTGTCGCCTTCGTCGATCTGGTTATTCCGGAACTACAGCGGCGCGGCATATATAAAACAGACTACGAGGAAGGGTCGCTGCGCCAAAAAATGTTTGGCAACGGTAATCGTTTGCCCGAGCAGCATATCTCGGCTCGATATCGTCATCATGATCGTGCGAATTCTGTGCTTGATGTGGCCGTATAG